In Fusarium fujikuroi IMI 58289 draft genome, chromosome FFUJ_chr02, the genomic stretch CGGCTTCATGGACCAAGCTGCTGACGTCGAGAACATCATTGCTGAAAGCACTGCTGGACTCAAGTATTTCACACCCGTCAGTCAGATCCCGTGGCTTGACGAGTGGCTGGACAAGAACCCTATCTGGCGCATTGGCCCTCGCCCTCTTGTCAATGGCGTATTGTACACCGTCAAGATTCTCACAGAGTATCAACAGCAGGTAGCTTCTGGTGCTGCCAAGCGTAAGCCCGTGgatctcttcatcgacaAATACAACAGCTTGAAAGACACTGTTGATTATGTTGATGACCAGCAAATTCTGAACTGGCTTATGCTCAATGTTTTGGCTGGCGGTGACTCAACAGCTGGTGCCATGCGTGCTCCGGCTTACCACCTGCTCAAGAACCCTTCTGTCTGCGAGAAGATGGTCGCCGAGCTCCGTTCTGCCAATTTGACTCTGCCAGTTCCTCAATGGAAGGAGATCAGTCAACTACCCTATTTCGATGCAGTTATGCGTGAGTCTATGCGAATTTCGCCCGCCGTCGGTCTCATCCTTGAGCGCGAAGTGCCAAAGGAAGGCCTTGAACTTTCGGACGGTCGTTTCATTCCTGCTGGAACGAAAGTTGGCATCAATCCTTGCGTGATTACTCGCGATGTTGGTGTCTTTGGTGAAGATGTCGATACGTTCCGGCCTGAGCGATGGCTTCGCAGCAAGGGTGAATCAGAACAGGGACATGCTCAACGTGTGCGACGGATGCACGAGTGTACTGAGATGATGTTTGGACACGGCTCGCGAGTTTGCATGGGTAAACACATGTCCAAGTTGGAGATGTACAAGATGTTTGCTACGCTTTATGTGAACTTTGATGTAAGTCTGGTCATCTCCCTAAGCTATCAATATCAAGTACTAACCGAAGATATAGGTTCGTATTACCGATCCAAACCATAGATGGAAGTATGATAACTCCTGGTTTATGTATCACAAAGACATCCCGTGTACTATTAGTCGCAGACAAATTTCGTAAGCTTGGCGTAAATTTATTTCATTTATGTTTTGTATCCGGCTCGCAGATGTATACTGCATGGAGAACTAAATATTTCAAGAAAGTAAAGTGAATCTCTTACACCACTTCTGCCAGTGCCTAGAAATGATGATTGGGATTTAATTGATCTTTGTAACGACTCATATTACGTCAAGGTATATGACTCTATGAACGTTGACTGGTAATCACAATTAGAGACTTGACGATAAAGCCATCAACCCTATAGCCACTGCCAAAACGTCTTTCAAATGCTGTTATGAGctagatgtgttatttgcagttgaagttgtggctgagagcttaaatctGCAGAGAGAACTGGGAATTCAAGGCACTTCTGTGCAATCTCGCACCCTCCAGTATGGTCCAGCGGGAAAGGCCTTCTATAAAgtttctccctcttcttctagGTGCGCGTGATACACATATCGCGTCCTGTCCGTCATTCTGAAGTATGAACGCATTTATATAAGAAACACTCTTGAATGcataataaagactttttttatgCATAATAAATATTGAATTATATACAATATACACTCAATTATGCACtaggttctctcggctggattaagctctcagccataagtC encodes the following:
- a CDS encoding related to pisatin demethylase / cytochrome P450 monooxygenase, with protein sequence MTLSSFDLSYVLYVGVAFVVARIFYDLLFSPLRRIPGPLAAKYTDFYRAYLATKGNVDEHMRAWHQKWGSAVRVGPNTISISDPDLIRVIYTTRNPWRKTNMYRPNDVVVNGQRMQNIFNTADEDFHTKYTKPIRGFWTLHKMLEAEPIMDETLCELITHLDNRFASTGYVCKMDEWVAYYAWDAAANISFGRNYGFMDQAADVENIIAESTAGLKYFTPVSQIPWLDEWLDKNPIWRIGPRPLVNGVLYTVKILTEYQQQVASGAAKRKPVDLFIDKYNSLKDTVDYVDDQQILNWLMLNVLAGGDSTAGAMRAPAYHLLKNPSVCEKMVAELRSANLTLPVPQWKEISQLPYFDAVMRESMRISPAVGLILEREVPKEGLELSDGRFIPAGTKVGINPCVITRDVGVFGEDVDTFRPERWLRSKGESEQGHAQRVRRMHECTEMMFGHGSRVCMGKHMSKLEMYKMFATLYVNFDVRITDPNHRWKYDNSWFMYHKDIPCTISRRQIS